AAGAACGATAATATTTACAACATCCAATTAGCGTTGTTGAATATACGATGAAACATATTTTCATAATTTACATCTTTGATGAAGGGGGTGTCAATACATGTCTCTACATATTATAGTCAAACTTAGCATAGTTTGACTTAATATAAATTCAGACATATGAAGTACTAGGTGAATTATCCGCCTTTTCCAACAACTTAAGCTGGCAACAATGTGTTCACTTCTCCAATTTAGCAACAGCCGACGTACACGGTTGCGGACCCATCATGGTTCGGTGGTCCCTTCAGTATTTCTGCCAACTTGCTCTCCTACACAAGTATCGCCTCCAGGATCTAGCGCACGAATCCAACATAAGCTGCGCTCTCCAAATCGCTGTCGTCCTCAGTAATGATTCAGGAACTTCTGTTACTGGAAGCTTCGAATCTACCAAGAGTCATTACGCATCTCACTGGAAGGCCCAAAGTTAGGATTGTTCAGGGCTTCTGGCGGTAGTGTCTATCTAGCAAACCCCCCAACATCCGAAGAACAGATTACTGACGACCTCGGTCAGTGGACAAAAATGAACTACGCAGCGCGGTGATCTGAATCATTTCACTTCAGATGCACGGAATAGGCAAACCGCAATGCCGAGACATTGGCACGCAGCTGGTACGACTCGAGTCCCAGAAGACCGTGTTGACTGTCTCTCCAGGTACAGTATGAATGTATGAATCTTGACACAAGGTGAGAAGCATAGGGCCTGTTTCCCAAGCCGTACAATCAAGCAGCAGAACCAAAACCCAAGCTGGCATCCTGGTCATGCTTTTCCAGGCCACTTGCTATGCCCAACACCTGAAAAGAGGAAAACCACGGTTAGTCTATGCTCGAATCAAGTGATTGTAACCCCGCGAAAAGAAACAGACCAAATTCAACCAGCTGAAAAGATTCTCCATGCCCTTCACTCTCCCAAGTTCCCCGATTCAATGCTACCGACAACGGTGGCCAAACACAAGGTTTGCCATTGCGTGCTGAGGGCGTCTGTTTCACACACCCACCAATTAACCAGCTGTAAAGTTACTATCACCTAGAAGTCTGACAATTCAATATGGTTTACGGTACATGTGGGGGCACCGAGAGCATTGCTTAAGATCAACGGGAGGTGAAACTCTAGGTTCTGGCCTTGTTTACTGAAAACCTATGGATTAAAAGTACAGGTGCAGCATTCAATGAATATAGGAGATATTGCAACTCTACTTTGACCAATGGAGTGCCCATGTCTCTGAAGGCCTATAAAACTACCCTTCCTTTGTTCTGCTTTCTCCTTCCATTTCTGTTAGTTAAATGACAGACATACCTAAAAGCAGGGCTAAACAGTTAGTTATGCAGCCGTTAAACTGTATAAGCTTCTTGCTTGGGCTGGCCATCCTCTCGGCCACCCTTGGCCCCTTCGTCGCCATTGCACATAGAGGTTAGACATAATCATCTCTCCTGCATTTGCAACTGCCTACTTTTAACCTTATTCTTCTAGTATCTCTAAGACTTCCCAGCTCATTCCTTTCTCAGTTTAAGCATGCATGTTTGATGAACTGACACACCTTCCGTCTGTTTTCAGAATTACTGTCAGTTACTGGCAGCAAGGGAGGAGCAGAAATCAAGCTGGTAAGAATCTGAAGCAATGTAAAGTAATAAATTATGTAGCCAGGACTCATCCCAGGCTACAGAAACTAATGATGTTTCGAATGCAGGAACTCAGCGTTGACAAGATCAGGACAGATGAGGAAGTCAGAAGCAATGTATTGACAGGTCGAAGGCTGGCTTTTGAAGATGCAGTCATGGAGCAGAAGGAAACAAAGAATTCTGGAAGCAGAACAAGCTCAGGTGCAAAATATTCTGTTGGAAAATGCAGTCATGGAGGAGGGAAGGATTTGAGTATGAATTGTAACTTTAGAAGTAGAAAACCTCCACCAAAGGTTTACTTTGATGGCCAAATTCCCTTCACTGCTGATTACCGTTCACCCCGGAAACACCCTCCCAAGAACAACTAGAAGTAGATAGGGTATAGCCAAGTAACTATAACTAGCTTGTTTTCCTTCCATTTCTCTTTTGGTTTGCCATCCTATATGTGAAAAATGGCTTTTCCTTCTTGTTAGATACATGTGTTTAGTTATGACTACAAAATAACTGGTCCTTTTCCTATGTCATGAATCATGATACTTATGTTACGCTTCTTTTGGGAAAAAAGTTCAGCATTTATGCACCATTTTACTCAAGATAGACTTGTAATTTTCAATTTTCTAGATGTTAAAAGTTTGACAAAAAAATCTaaacaaagaaaagaagaaaatccCAAGAAAAATAACAATGAACTACTACATTTCCATTTTCTGTTCAGTTTGAATATTTTTACATTCTTAATGCAGGAGAAAATAAGAATTACTCAACTAATTCACGTGTGCCGTCAAACATAAAGGTGATCTCTTCCTCCTTCCCAACATTACATCATGTTTTTTTTGGGTCAAAAGATGGCATGAatttaatttttatagtagtcacGTGAAATTTAAAACTGCAACTTCATACTTCTAATGCTGATATCTGAGTGTGAATACCAGAAATAAATAGACATGCACAGAGTATCATTCACATAATAAGCTTGCCCGACAGGGATGGAGCCGCGCTCGTGTCGGCCGCCGCCTGCCGCGCCGCCGGCCCACGCGCAGCCTCGCTAGCGCTTGTCCGACCCACCGGCCCGCGCGCAGCCTCGCTTGCACTCGCCTGCGCCGCCGGCCAGCGCGCTGTCTCGCTCGCGCTACTCCTGCGCGCAGCCGGCGCTCTCATCCTCCCGTTCCGCTCTAGCAGCCGCCCCCTCCCCCTGCAGTGCGCCAACAACCTCGCCTCACCTCTTCCCCATAGCTGTTGATCCCCGGCTGCATCCGGTTCATCTCTAGGGAGGGCCGGGAGGCACCTCTCCGGCTAGGTCGCATCTAATGGCTCGGCAACCTCCGGGCGCTCTCATCGAACTCGAGCAGGACCCTGCTCTTACAGAGCTGGTCAGAGAGTGGGACTTCTCCCTGGGTTAGCGCTTCGAAGCTGAGGTCGTGCACAAGTTTTCCTCCTCGGTGCATCATCCTTCTTCCTCGCTGGATGGCTCTTTCTTCCTGCTCGTGGTCTTCAGAAGGTTTCTTTTTCGTCTCACTGAAGATTCAGCTGCTTTGGCTTTGCACTGCTGTCAGGGAGGCGCTCCCGCTGGTTTTCATGTCACTTACCAAAGTGATCGCCACTTCCGTTTCTCCGTCGCCTCCAAGCATGTTGGTCTGCTAATTCGATCTCTCAGAAGAATCATGACTGCTCATTTTGACGCCTATTTCCACTTGTGGCGAGACGGTGGTGATAATTGGGAACTTGAGAAGAAGTGTTGGGACAAAGAAGAGAAAGCTAGTGGGACAACGGTGTTTAGTCCAAAAAATAAGCGCAAATTGACTTCTAAGAATGTTTCTTTCTGCACTAAGCTTGTTCAAGATTCCCCAGCTCGTAAATATCGTCCTACTAAGATTGGCCCGGTCATCAAGATTGGCAAGTTCTTCTGTCCTATCACTACTTCTAGCAGTGATTCGGTTTTCTCCACAGCTGCCTCTGGTCTTGGAAGGGATCCTGAGCACAAGCCATCCCTCAAAATCTCTTAGGCGTCTTCAGGTGTTCTTGATGTTCACAATGTCAATGGTGAGCTTGATGTTCATATTGTTCAAAGTGTTCCTAATCAAGCCGCTAGCATTTATCAGGCCGGCAACATTGAGCAGGATGCCAACCTTCAGCCGGCTGAAATGATTAATGATGGGTCTAATCCCCAAGCTAGCAAGAAGCCATCCCAGGAATTAATTGAGCTACCTCCTAATCGAGGTGACCTTCTCAGCTCCACTCTCAATCGTCTTCATCGCATCTGCTTCAGATGTTTGGGTGCTGATCACTTCATCAAAGACTGTACCAGTGCCTTTAGATGCCTGTATTGCTATAATTATGGCCATCAAGCCAAGTATTGTGTCAAACGGCGTTTGGACTGAAAGCATCtaaggcccctagttgggtttcgatgattaatgacaatacgagattactatgactaacgtgtgttttacagagacaattaagttaggtcatgataatggcaattgattgggcaatcatggttgccatgcccctatgatggatactgtttcggttttcaaaggatggacgacaaggttaaggatggattagttctaattgtcgtttggtgttgaagagacacttagagtagtttaggactttgtttttcctttgaccatactattaaggggggtatggactagtagcttgatctaggtgagtctagtgggttaggtgtggtgtacacttgtcaaatctagcattaggtagctccgaagtagccctaagatcaattggagcaaacttcattcacatatgatttcgagttgaaagttaatagagggtcaaatgttgaccggacgctgaagggtgagtccgatcagttcatttgatcaactggagccatCTGGTTGCGtctggacgctgagtgaaatatgaccggacgctgggtgacagAGTTCAGTCAACTCCAGAGACGTTCCAGAGAGGGAGTtttctgatcggacgcgtccggtcagtgctgaccggacgctggtcaggatccggttagtgaccggacgctgaacaacgaAGTGATCGGACTGtgggcgccagcgtccggtcaacatcagtaaggtttcacagagcagttttcgtgaccggacgcgtctggtcagtgctgaccggatgcgtccggtcagtgctgaccggacgtaggtcagagtccgatcacaacttaacagctctgtggcggggagaactgaccggagtgtccggtcaccccgcagagtgatgagtcaacctcctaacggttcattttgaatgagggggtataaatatttcttctattcatccaagggaggtctcttgtccatttgttcagctgagaaacacccttgagggtgctaaggagagcaagagcctagtgaggtgattgagatttgagaatccaatatTAAGGCCTAATTAGTGCAagaagagtagcaagtgtgcatccactcttctcattaggcttgttgtggtcaagtaagagttcgtgtttgttactcttgatgatcgctatcacctagacgacttggtggtgatcgggagtttggtgatcatccgacggagcttgtggatgacctaactcaagctgtgaacggttgtgggtgattcaccgcgatggagtgtcgaagaatcagcccgtagagagcccttgatccttgcgcggatcaagggggagctacacccttacgcaggtgctccaacgaggactggtggggagtggcgactctccgatacctcggcaaaacatcgccgcgttccttctcctctctttactttaagcatttacatttgagcaattcaattcttgtctttacattcttagaattgtcatgctagagtaggattggaacctagggtgcaaaacttttatgcgatagatcaatagaatcacattctaggcacaaggggtgaagtgggctaagtgtagggttaaattattacaaagaattttagaattagcccaattcacccccctcttgggcatcttgatcctttcaattggtatcagaaccTCGTGcttacgtatttaggcttaaccgtctagagaaaaaatgtcccacggggatggacctcctcctatctttaagggagatgattttccttattgaaaaatccgtatggaggcgtacttagaagctctagatgttggaattcttagagccacctctcaaggctttccaaaacctagggatcccgTACATCTTTAAGGCGATGAGGTCAATTatgagaaatagaatgcaaaggctagaaacaccatctttagaggcctttgcaaagatgtgtttaaccgtgtgcGAAACcataaggacgcccatgcactatggtcggatatttgtgtgCTTCATGAggaaacaaagagtgagcgtgagaaacgctatcatcttgtcatgaaaaagcttaattcatttgagatgcttccgaaagaaagtgctaatgaaatgtacttacgcttaaatgttcttgtagaggaagtcaatgggcttggactcacacaaatgcaaccatccgatgttgtaagaaagattttgagtgtcctccccattgacaagtatgggcatattgtgaccgtgcttcatcaaggtgatctttccaccgctacaccaacacaaatattgggaaagatcaacgcacatgagatgtatatgcacatcacaccacaagatggctcatcttccaccaagaagaaagacttggcattcaaggctagccaagagaaaggcaaagcaagagttgaatatgagagctcaagttatgatgaaattgatgatgcaagtcttgctctcatggtgagaagaaccatcaagatgctaaagaatctcaacaagaacggtgtcaagtttgatggcaagaaaaagaaattcttcactagcaatagaagaaagccaatctcagagatgaattgctacaattgtggagaacttgatcatctagctcatcaatgccccaagcccaagaaagacaagtacaagaagaagtacaagggcaagaaagatgactcaagtgatgaagataatgatgagaagaaggatggcaagaagaaggatttccacaagaagaataaaaatggcaaggcatacatcgtcggtgattggctcatggacattgattcgtcaagttgctcatccgatgatgatagtgagaacgagaaggtggccgctattgtgatttactcttcactatcttcaccgacaccatcaccatcatcctctacacacctatgccttatggccaagggtgaacgaaaggtacaaagtgatgatgagagtagtggtaatgaacatgctagcaatgatgatagtaatagtgatgatgaatttgaatcaccttcatatgatgatcttgtcaaattgctaaatcaatacactaggatcattagaaagactagagctaagcatgaaaagctagaacttaagaatgactctcttttagctaaatgtgacatagagaaaaaagctagtgttgagcttagagaagcaaatgatactatgtcatccaaacttaaggagctcaaatcttctaagaaggagcttagagaaaaacatgataaacttgaggagatacataatgagctcatcactagctacaatatgctaaaagaagagtataccaacctcaaggttaataatgataatcttgttgtctgtcgtgagtttttatccaatgagccacatgatgctactaaccatgttgttaagattgatatagctacatcatgtgatgatttgattgttgagagcattgagcaaggttctagtaggaaaggcaagcaagtggttaagtccgataactatgatgagtatgtcaagatcaaggatgagaatgagaagctcaagaaagatcttgaaaagctatcaaccaccaacaccattgcgatagagaaccttgaccatgatagtgatctagctcttgagaatgaaaagcttaaggaagagaacaagagactcaagaaggagaaaaatcatgatgagctaaaaaaagagaataagaagctcaagttagagggGTTCTCAAACCCTTTTTTCATGGAAGTTTTTATCACCAGTGCTTGGCAAATTTGGAAGCAAAGAAACAACTTCATTTTTAGTAGAGGCCAACCATCCTTCCTTGCTTGGAAAACAGGTTTCATTGATGAAGCTCGCCTACAAGCTCACAGGATCTCTGAAAACAAGCACTCTCCCTTTCTTGGATAGATTTGTGTACATAGTTTGGTCCAGCCTGCCTCGGGCTACCTGTTTCCTTCTTTGCTGCTGTTTTTTGTTCTTACAGTTGGTTCTTTTTGGTTTAATAAATTACTAACAGTGAGGGCTTCCCCTGCTGTCgttctttaaaaaaaaatagacATGCACATGTGTACATTTCAGATATGTCAAAGGTCTACACAATATTGTCAAATAGTAAAATGGAAGAGTAAGTTTGAGGTACCACATGGCCACATCATGTGCACACTGCACACTACTCTATACTAGACTAATATTTTCCAGAAATACGAACATTCCTTTTGAATATATTAAACCTGTCCCAGAAAGTCATAATAGCAACTACCACtgttttatctttttattttccttgCATTTCCTTATTAGTGGTATAAGCCACTACTAATTTTCTAGTGAAATGTCTCAGGATAGTAGTAGCCCCCGGATGCAGGCAGGACCATCCAGGAACAGAGTAAAACTAGAAGGAAGCACATCAGTGATAGCACTGAGCATTCCAAATCCTCAACGTCTAAGAACATTGCCATCGAAGCACTCCAGGAATTCAAATGCAGGCTCCAAAAAAGAACTGAGGGATTCAGTAGTTCACAGAACCTTATATAAAATTAATGAGGATTGGAAGGAGAAAATGCTAGATGCCAGTGATGGAGTTTTAAAATTTCTTAACAAGGATTACCATGCCTCTCCCCATAAGAGGAAACCTGTTCACAACTGAGAACGGACAAAATGCTTATGCCAAATCCTTGTCTTGTGCCTAACTTAATGCTGTAATGATGAGCCAGTATGATATACTGCTGTTTTACTTCATGTGTAACAAGGAATAATGCGCCCCCGTTCATGCTTATCTATGGTGGTTTTTCTCCGGTGCGCCATACACTATATGAAGCTATCAAAATCTTGAAACCCAGCCTTAAGAGATATAAAGGCATAGTCAGGCCCACAGTAACCATCTTATGAATAGATCACAAGCGACATCTTATGGATAAAGTAATTAGTTCATGGTTTAGATTAGAGGCTAAATAAAGAGTGTAGGAGAAAACTACCTTTGCCCAGTCTTATcgacaaaaaatacaacatgtgTTTACTGCCTGATCCAGTTAGGAACTTAAAACTCAGCAACTAACACTGTATTTACGTTAGAACCAGCGAGTCAATCCAGCAGGGCTTGCAATTCTTGTCTGTCAAATGAACTCGAGTTTCAACAGATATTATCACTCATATACGTAAACAAAAAGGGTAAAGGGAATTTTTAGGCAGCCTTACCCTTGCTTATTTTGTGACGAGGCTGATTTGAACCCAGGACTTATGTATATTTTGCGACGAGGCTAATTTGAACCCAGGACTCCTATATTAATATGCAGGAGAGAAACAGAAATTTATCAAAATGAAGGGCACAGGATCTATTGCTTTGCATAAGTAGCTTGGTTTCTTGATGGTTTGATATCATGAAAAAGAGGGTAAAATCTTGGTAAGCAAAGTACCATGATAATAATCAAAAGTGCAGAAAGGAAATTACATCCCACTACAGATAAATGCACaagaacagtttttttttttttttgtttctttgagAGAAACATGAGTTAATACTATCAATTAATCATGGTAATGTGCTTCCGTCCATCAAATTTTCAGAACTTCTAGAAGCACTGATAAAATTAAAGTTGCCACTGAAAAGATTAGCCCCAACCATGGACTTGGCAAGTAATTGGACCATTTTCTTCCAATTAATGCAACAAGACATATTTCTCCTACGTGtttgagaaaagaaaaaaaatcaaagtagCCACCTAAACCACCTAGACAAACAATGCCTAGCGACTAATGCTAATAGCCATCTAGTCTACCTAGGCAGTGCTTAGGCGCCACCCATGGTTCACCTTCACCTAGTGCCAAGCACATTTTAGATTTTTTCTTCTTCTCGAACGACACAGGAGAACTGCAGAATAAGTTACAGGGGAGAGACTAGAGAGACCACTtcccatcacacacacacacacacacacacacacacaacacacacacacacacatagcaTTTTAGAAACTGCCAAATAAAACTGAACACTGAAAGTCTGAACCATTCACTGAAAAGGAGCAACTTCAAATTGTAGGCTAATTTCCATTTGAAATAGTCCACAAGCATACCACTCAAGCTGTGTCTACAAAATCATACTATGATTGTATGACCATGTTTAGATTTACAACTACTGAACCTACTATCATGTGAGTCGGTACTCAGTACAAAGCCTTCAGCTATTAGAAAATCGCAGGTACCATATCATTCAGTCATCTAATCAGGGAACCAAAATCAACTGATTGAAGGGAGATGTGTCCCAGATATATATCTTTAATATGCTGGGTGCACAATCCAATTCGTTTACCATCCAAAATCCCATCCATTGATGACGAGAAACCTGTCCTCCATCCAGGGAAACGTTGTTTCTCCTTCACATGAAGCACATACATACTTGGTGACGCAGATTGGCAGCCCATAACAAAGCAGTTGAATTGTCGAGTAGGGACTAAACTCTTGACAGTGTTAGCACAACTAAACCGCTTCCAGAAATGCCATACACCAAAGCTTCATCAGTAGAAGCCACAGAATAACTAGATTCTAAAGGTTTAATTATTGCCTCAAAATCCTCAACCATTGGAATGCCATAATCATCAAGTTCAAACCGCTTTTCTGTAAGTTTTTCATACATCCTATACTTCGCAGATAGTGTCCTGATGCAGGATTTTCTGACACAATCCACAAACATAAGCTGAAGTTCTTTAAAACTGTCAACTTCAGAAAACCATCTTATCCAACGATGAACTATTCCTGCAAACCAACTTACTATTAACTCATCATGTTGCAAGACAAGGGCTGAAACATGCCTAGGGAAACCTTCGAGATTAATTATACCATAGCGATGAAGGCACTTCTGAATATAGCTAAGAGGTGCATGAATTTtaacactgccaccagtgcagGTACTAGTTGATTCCTCACTCTTCAAATTGGACAATAATGCTTCCATTGCAGCAGTCTCTGATGAAATGTAATCTTTAGCTTGCTTCTGAAAGTTGTAGAATGCATCCCTAAGGTCTTGCGCGAGTTCCGGTTCAGCAATGTATTTTGATAAGAGAACATCCCTAaggtcttaccgcctgtgaccggaaggtcccgggttcgagttgcggtctcctcgcattgcacaggcgagggtaaggcttgccactaacacccttccccagaccccacacagagcgggagctctctgcactgggtacgccccttttttTTAACATCCTCATTTAGCTCATTTTTGGCATTGACATCCTGCATCCATACCTTCAGCAAAGTTTTGAACCAGTGATCTGTCTTCATTCCCTCTTTCCTAAATTGTGCAATGTGATCCAGCAAAGGGGTGCTAACGCCAAGCGACTTGATCTCACTCTCTTTTATTCTTCTCAAGCCATATGCCAACCACTTCTTTCCTACTCTAAGATTCATAGCATCCCAAATCTCTTGCTTCTGAGAAGCAAACAAACGAATCTTCTCCTTCAGCTTATGCACAGCTTTCAGTTTAGCATTTTCCTTCGTTTCTACTCTGACCACAAAACCAGCAAACTGTAAGCCCCGTGGGTTCCTTCTGATTGGATCAAGATGAATTTTATCATCAACTTCCAAGTAAAGTGATTTGTTTAAATAAGCAACCATTTCAGATTCCATATCTTCCGCAACATCTCTGGATCCAGAAACTGCGACAAAAATCTCATCCATACATCTACAAGCATATAGCTTTGTCTTTGTCTGACAATTTGTTTGATCTTCACTATTTTCACCCCTGCCCTTCAGTTGACTCCGAAACCAGCGCCGCAAATTTGAACCACGGTCTTCTAAAACATTTGTTGCCTCTAAACCAAGGCCTTCATGTTTCAAGCAAATCCTGAATACCTCATGGTCAAAACTGTCAAGATATATGTTCATCAGGATTGGTGCAAGTACTCCTTCTTGAGGCAGACCATGACCCTTGGGGTACCCACCAAATACCAAATTGATCACCTTGGCATCAAACATATTTTGCATGAATGCAACTAACAGGGTGTCATCGATCTTCTCCTGTATTAGCGAAATAAGCTTAGAGGTCACATTGCTATCAACCTCCTTGTGCAACGGGACAGTAAAGCACCAATCTGGAACCCTGATTTCATCAGTTATAAACCTGAGAGCTGAGTGATATCCTCGCCCACTGCGACAGCCATGTGATATCTTTGAGAACTGAGGCCTGTAGACAACCTCAAGCACCACCCTTATCGTTTCCTGAACCACTTTCAAGTTCAGCCCAGGGAGAACAAGGTGTCCTCGTTTTCTCTTCGCCACCACTGAGAAAGCATTTGCTCGGACATCAAACTCCCCGCACCTCAGCTCCTCTGCCAGCGTGACAAAGCAGACATCATCCTTTGCAGACGCTAGGTCAACGTTTGAATTCAGACGCACGATGTCGTACGCGTCCTCCAGCGTCGCAGCATTCGCCACCACCTTATCCATGAGGCCGTAGAACTTGCCGTTGAGGTACTGCTCCTTGACCCTCTTCTtgatgcggagctcggccagccGCTTCCGCTCCATCCGCGCGAGGGGCTTCCTCTGCCTCTGGACGGCCGCAGCCGACTCCTCGGCGAGAGAAGCCAGGCTCTTCGCCAGAGAGCGCTCCCGGAGGACGCGGCCGCGACCGTACCCCAGGAAGGACATGGCGTCAGGCGTCCTGGCCCTGGTCTAGTGGGGTATTCCGTCGAACAGGTGGTGTGCGCGGCACCGCAGCGGAGACGACGAGGCTGCCTGCATTGTTGTCCGCAGGGATGAATCGGCCGCGCGGGACGAGCGCTCCCGGAGGACGCGGCCGCGACCGTACCCCAGGAAGGACATGCACGTGGCCGCCTCGTCCCGTTTATCAAGCTGGTGGGGCCCTTCTGTAGCAATCAGGGACCACAACGCCAGAAGACCTACGAGGCCGCCGCCCACGAATCACCACGGTGGGTGTTCACGCTGTGTTATGGGCCCCACTCAATTTTTTCCCCGAGCCAGCGACGTTAACAAAAGTAAAACCTAAAATCTTGTAACCATAGTctaattacaaaattaattaattaattacaaTCAAAATTTTAAACGATAATGCTTGGCCACGTGCATCCGTTCCATTCGGATACGGCCCATCCTCATCCACTCATCCGTTGTCTTAAAAAGAATATATATCCACTACGCTTATTCGCTCATCCGTTGGTCTCAGCGTGAGCATGTGGACGCACATCCCCCCGCTCCACTCCACCCTGCCACGCCCTCTTCCACCGTCGTGCGCTCGTCGGCTGCCGCGCCGTGCCTTTCCCCCAACCGCCCGTCGCCCCATCGCCGGCCGCGTGTGCGCCCCGTCCCAGTCACCTGCACCACTCGCTCCCTCGCCGCCCGTCCGTCCCCATCGCTGTCACGCGCTGCTgcccccgccatggccgctggggcGCACGTGTCGTGGCGCCTCAGGTCTTCCCTGGTcaagccaagggcacccacgagcgcgGACAGTGTTGGTGGTGCTCACGCACCACGGCTCGCTGTCGGCTCCCAC
The nucleotide sequence above comes from Miscanthus floridulus cultivar M001 chromosome 18, ASM1932011v1, whole genome shotgun sequence. Encoded proteins:
- the LOC136522169 gene encoding uncharacterized protein, which translates into the protein MTDIPKSRAKQLVMQPLNCISFLLGLAILSATLGPFVAIAHRELLSVTGSKGGAEIKLELSVDKIRTDEEVRSNVLTGRRLAFEDAVMEQKETKNSGSRTSSGENKNYSTNSRVPSNIKDSSSPRMQAGPSRNRVKLEGSTSVIALSIPNPQRLRTLPSKHSRNSNAGSKKELRDSVVHRTLYKINEDWKEKMLDASDGVLKFLNKDYHASPHKRKPVHN